A DNA window from Candidatus Zixiibacteriota bacterium contains the following coding sequences:
- a CDS encoding hemolysin family protein, translating into MNNIYVEILAILLLIAANGFFALSEFSIIASRKTKLKRMAKQGRIAAARAEKIHARPEAFLATVQVGITFIGTLAGVFGGMTIVDSLIPFIARIPIDAVAHAARPISFFIVVFSISFLSVVIGELVPKYIALARPERIALAVSGPMTWFIKGSFFLVRLLSGAAKAIISLLGLKPISERSAITEDDINLLIAEGLEKGVFDSTEQRLIHSVFDFSDTIARQAMTPRIEIVGIDINEATPKILRIITENGFSRYPVYQGTLDNIVGIIYTKDIIRVMQHGEVIIIKDIIRKPLFIPDSMKLNILLGTFKQRRLHAAIVLDEFGGTAGLITLEDLLEEIVGEIQDEYDTEQREFVARSETVAFAAGSLRVDDLNDQFDTHLPEVGPHTLAGLVFDQLGHPAVKGEEIVIAHLKFTVLEAEGNRLKRLRIEKMEPGDSAKA; encoded by the coding sequence ATGAATAATATATACGTCGAAATCCTGGCCATTCTGCTTCTCATTGCGGCTAACGGCTTCTTTGCCCTTTCGGAATTCTCCATCATTGCCAGCCGCAAGACCAAACTGAAACGGATGGCCAAGCAGGGGCGCATCGCCGCCGCCCGCGCCGAGAAAATTCATGCCCGGCCCGAAGCCTTCCTGGCCACCGTCCAGGTCGGGATTACTTTTATCGGCACCCTCGCCGGAGTCTTCGGGGGTATGACCATTGTTGACTCTCTCATCCCTTTTATCGCCCGCATACCGATTGATGCCGTTGCCCATGCCGCCCGACCGATCTCTTTCTTCATCGTCGTTTTTTCCATCTCCTTCCTCTCGGTAGTGATAGGAGAACTGGTTCCCAAGTATATCGCCCTGGCCCGTCCGGAACGAATCGCCCTCGCCGTGTCGGGACCGATGACCTGGTTCATTAAAGGGAGTTTCTTTCTGGTGCGGCTGCTCTCCGGGGCGGCCAAAGCAATCATTAGTCTTCTGGGATTGAAGCCTATCTCCGAAAGAAGCGCCATCACCGAGGATGATATCAATCTCCTGATCGCTGAGGGGCTCGAAAAAGGGGTCTTTGATTCCACCGAACAGAGATTGATTCATTCCGTCTTTGACTTCTCCGATACTATTGCCCGGCAGGCAATGACTCCCCGCATCGAGATCGTCGGGATAGACATCAACGAGGCCACTCCGAAAATCCTTCGGATAATCACCGAGAACGGTTTCTCGCGCTATCCGGTCTATCAGGGAACGCTCGATAATATTGTCGGAATTATCTATACCAAAGATATTATCCGCGTGATGCAGCATGGAGAAGTGATCATCATCAAGGATATTATCCGCAAGCCGCTCTTTATTCCCGACTCCATGAAGCTCAACATCCTATTGGGCACTTTCAAACAAAGACGGCTGCATGCCGCGATAGTGCTGGATGAATTCGGCGGTACCGCCGGACTGATCACACTGGAGGATCTACTCGAGGAAATCGTCGGGGAGATTCAGGATGAGTACGATACAGAGCAGAGAGAGTTTGTCGCCAGAAGTGAGACAGTCGCTTTCGCCGCCGGTTCGCTCCGTGTTGATGACCTCAACGATCAATTCGATACGCATCTGCCCGAGGTTGGCCCGCACACCCTGGCCGGCCTGGTTTTCGATCAGCTCGGCCATCCCGCCGTCAAAGGGGAGGAAATCGTCATCGCGCATCTGAAATTCACCGTCCTAGAGGCCGAGGGGAATCGACTCAAAAGGCTCCGAATCGAAAAGATGGAACCAGGAGATTCGGCAAAAGCGTAG
- a CDS encoding DedA family protein: MFEAIIQPVAQWIINIISQMGYLGIVVTMGIESACIPLPSEIIMPFSGSLVSGGRFTMLGVSVAGALGCVLGSVVAYLAGYYGGRPFLEKYGKYILLSKKDIDTAEHWTRKYGDTAIFVSRLLPVVRTFISLPAGIARMNFIKFVLFTFLGSLPWCWALAYIGKVLGDNWTTLGKYFHQADIVIGLFIVAGIAFFVWHKFKK, translated from the coding sequence ATGTTTGAAGCCATCATACAACCCGTCGCCCAGTGGATCATCAATATCATTTCCCAAATGGGATACCTTGGCATCGTTGTCACCATGGGAATCGAATCGGCCTGTATCCCCCTTCCTTCCGAAATAATCATGCCTTTCTCCGGCTCGCTGGTATCCGGCGGGCGGTTCACCATGCTGGGCGTATCGGTCGCCGGGGCGCTGGGTTGCGTGCTTGGCTCGGTGGTGGCATATCTGGCCGGTTATTACGGCGGACGGCCCTTTCTCGAAAAATACGGGAAGTACATCCTCCTTTCCAAAAAGGATATTGACACCGCCGAGCACTGGACCAGGAAATACGGCGACACCGCCATCTTCGTCTCCCGCCTTCTCCCCGTCGTTCGCACTTTCATATCCCTTCCGGCCGGCATCGCCCGGATGAATTTCATCAAATTCGTTCTTTTTACCTTTCTCGGATCTCTCCCCTGGTGTTGGGCGCTGGCTTATATCGGCAAAGTCCTCGGCGACAATTGGACCACGCTGGGGAAATATTTCCACCAGGCCGATATTGTCATCGGCTTATTCATCGTTGCCGGAATCGCCTTCTTTGTCTGGCATAAGTTCAAAAAATAG
- the rlmD gene encoding 23S rRNA (uracil(1939)-C(5))-methyltransferase RlmD — MMSQVSDENRTRRIFESDITDLAFNGKAVGEIGGKVTFFDAGLPGEKVRGEIVRKKARYNFARVTEIITRSPDRVTAPCTHFGICGGCTWQDLDYDRQLYFKRKQVVDCLLHIGRIDDIEVEPTVGSEKQFFYRNKMEFSLNTTAENGFVLGLHRRGHFDQIFNLKECLLQSETSNRIAAWFRSFVTEKNIPVYDILKHTGHLRFLAIREARRTGQIMLNIVTAEGTLPCQSEMLESALNAVPEITTIVQNVNGGKSNIARGEYENILYGPGYIEEKLLDRTFRIYANSFFQTNTEQAERLYRTAYEILAPQKEDRLLDLYCGTGTIGLCASGLVQTVVGIELEPSAVRAAHENAALNDISNIQFHIGSVQDILRNNPELLDGITCTVIDPPRAGLHPKALRRLAELNYPRLVYISCNPATFARDAAYLIQAGYKIGRIIPVDMFPHTMHIELVAGFHK, encoded by the coding sequence ATGATGTCACAAGTCAGCGATGAAAACCGCACCCGCCGGATATTTGAATCCGATATTACCGATCTGGCCTTCAATGGCAAAGCGGTCGGCGAAATCGGCGGCAAAGTGACTTTCTTCGATGCCGGCCTTCCCGGTGAGAAAGTCCGCGGCGAAATAGTTCGTAAGAAGGCCCGATACAATTTCGCCCGGGTGACCGAAATAATCACCCGTTCCCCCGACCGGGTGACCGCCCCCTGCACTCATTTCGGTATCTGCGGCGGCTGTACCTGGCAGGACCTTGACTACGACCGCCAGCTCTATTTCAAACGGAAACAGGTGGTTGATTGCCTGCTTCATATAGGTCGAATCGACGATATCGAGGTCGAGCCGACCGTCGGTTCGGAAAAGCAGTTCTTCTACCGCAATAAAATGGAATTCTCGCTCAATACCACCGCTGAAAACGGTTTTGTCTTGGGATTGCACCGGCGCGGCCATTTCGACCAAATCTTTAACCTGAAAGAATGCCTTCTGCAGTCGGAAACATCCAATCGTATTGCCGCCTGGTTTCGCTCCTTCGTGACCGAAAAGAATATCCCCGTTTATGATATTCTCAAACATACCGGACATCTTCGCTTCCTGGCTATCCGTGAGGCGCGCCGCACCGGGCAAATCATGCTCAACATTGTCACGGCCGAAGGCACCCTCCCCTGTCAATCCGAAATGCTCGAAAGCGCCCTGAATGCCGTTCCCGAAATCACCACCATAGTGCAAAACGTCAACGGCGGCAAATCCAATATCGCCAGAGGGGAATACGAGAATATTCTGTACGGCCCGGGATATATCGAGGAAAAACTCCTCGACCGCACTTTCCGCATCTACGCCAATTCATTTTTCCAGACCAATACCGAACAGGCCGAGCGTTTGTATCGTACGGCCTATGAGATTCTGGCCCCGCAGAAAGAGGATCGTCTCCTTGACCTCTACTGCGGCACCGGGACTATCGGCCTCTGCGCCTCCGGTTTGGTGCAGACGGTCGTCGGCATTGAGCTGGAACCATCCGCAGTCCGGGCGGCGCACGAGAATGCGGCTCTCAACGATATAAGCAACATTCAATTCCATATCGGCTCAGTGCAGGATATATTGCGGAATAATCCGGAATTACTCGATGGCATCACCTGTACGGTCATTGATCCGCCGCGGGCCGGATTGCACCCCAAAGCGCTTCGAAGACTGGCCGAGCTGAATTATCCCCGCCTGGTCTATATTTCATGCAACCCGGCCACTTTTGCGCGTGATGCCGCATATTTGATCCAGGCCGGATACAAAATCGGACGAATTATCCCGGTTGATATGTTTCCGCACACAATGCATATCGAACTGGTCGCCGGTTTTCATAAATAG
- a CDS encoding DUF885 domain-containing protein, translating into MKRRLTILAVMVLFAPCLWAQNPTDNTLAGLAEEILQNLQSFYPVVSTGKGIHTYDYLFTDYSSKSIRAEVGKLKKFQSRLNQFKSNLLSPEGQIDWKLLKSNVDIALQNLERIKWHVRNPYIYVDDAVTGTYLILNSPYAPFEQRGQNIIARWKLVPDLLAQAKLNLKKPAPVYIKLAHEMAYTGVEFYKKAAEELKFQLPDLTGEIDAAVQRAIAAMQDYQKFLQNLPSGDPNAFAIGKTEFDFKLKNEYFLDYDSDSLIKIGENLLAVTDSLYKAYELFLEANPVPVDSVFAIDCLSKYDVLNYYNWEIEQTKLYLREHDVLTVPDNIGACIAVETPVFMRNITGGIAYQPPGTFNSDQTGYFYVRPIPDSLDEGQREARYRYILRRGFKGSVVHEGYPGHHMQFMMSARIPSSVRKWQENNCYIEGWALYCEQMMYDNGFYGSDKRPYLGVLGGIMFRAARIVVDAKLHTGKMSTDEAVQWMSKALDSDSQFIRTEVNRYTLTPTIPMSYLIGKTEVMKLRDAFKAREGDKFSMKDFHDKYLSEGMVPPRLLWEIWNLK; encoded by the coding sequence ATGAAAAGGAGATTAACGATTCTGGCGGTCATGGTGCTGTTTGCGCCGTGCCTCTGGGCGCAAAATCCGACCGACAACACCCTTGCCGGGCTGGCCGAGGAAATTCTGCAAAACCTGCAGAGCTTTTATCCGGTGGTTTCCACGGGCAAAGGCATACACACTTACGACTATCTCTTTACCGATTACTCCTCCAAATCGATTCGCGCCGAGGTGGGCAAACTCAAAAAATTTCAGTCCCGCCTCAACCAGTTTAAAAGCAATCTTCTTTCCCCCGAGGGACAGATAGACTGGAAACTGCTGAAGAGCAATGTCGATATCGCCCTGCAGAATCTCGAGCGAATAAAATGGCATGTCAGAAATCCCTATATATATGTTGATGATGCCGTTACCGGCACCTACCTGATTCTGAATTCGCCGTATGCACCCTTTGAGCAACGCGGGCAGAATATTATCGCCCGATGGAAACTGGTTCCCGATTTACTGGCGCAGGCCAAATTGAATTTGAAAAAACCGGCCCCCGTCTATATCAAACTGGCGCACGAAATGGCCTATACCGGAGTCGAGTTCTATAAAAAGGCCGCCGAGGAGCTGAAATTCCAATTGCCCGACCTGACCGGCGAAATTGATGCCGCCGTGCAGAGGGCGATTGCCGCCATGCAGGACTACCAGAAATTTCTTCAAAATCTCCCCTCTGGCGACCCCAACGCCTTTGCCATCGGAAAAACCGAATTCGATTTTAAACTGAAAAATGAATATTTCCTTGATTATGATTCCGATTCCCTGATCAAAATCGGCGAGAATCTCCTGGCCGTAACCGATTCCCTCTATAAAGCCTATGAACTCTTTCTGGAGGCGAATCCCGTTCCGGTCGATTCCGTATTTGCCATCGACTGCCTCAGCAAATATGATGTCCTCAACTATTACAACTGGGAAATCGAGCAGACCAAGCTATATCTCCGGGAGCATGATGTCCTGACCGTTCCCGATAATATCGGCGCCTGCATCGCCGTTGAGACCCCGGTCTTCATGAGAAATATAACAGGCGGCATTGCTTACCAGCCCCCCGGAACATTCAATTCCGACCAGACCGGTTATTTCTATGTCCGCCCCATTCCCGATTCGCTCGATGAGGGGCAGCGCGAGGCCCGTTATCGTTACATTCTCCGCCGCGGCTTCAAAGGCTCGGTGGTGCACGAGGGATACCCCGGTCATCACATGCAGTTCATGATGAGCGCTCGCATACCGAGCAGCGTCAGGAAATGGCAGGAGAACAACTGCTATATCGAGGGTTGGGCATTGTACTGCGAGCAGATGATGTATGACAACGGCTTCTACGGCAGTGACAAGCGCCCCTATCTCGGGGTCCTCGGCGGCATCATGTTCCGCGCCGCCCGCATCGTGGTCGATGCCAAACTGCACACCGGCAAGATGAGTACCGATGAGGCGGTACAGTGGATGTCCAAAGCGCTTGATTCCGATTCCCAGTTCATCCGCACCGAGGTTAATCGCTATACTCTCACCCCCACTATCCCGATGAGTTACCTGATCGGCAAGACCGAGGTGATGAAACTCCGCGATGCTTTTAAAGCCAGAGAGGGCGATAAATTCTCAATGAAAGATTTCCATGACAAATATCTTTCCGAGGGGATGGTCCCCCCGCGCCTGTTGTGGGAAATCTGGAATCTAAAATGA
- a CDS encoding NUDIX hydrolase has protein sequence MNNEFKTIEKKVIYKNNWLKLCQHKIIRGGKSGVYTVVERANSVIIIPLSYSGRTVLLRQYRFPTGNDSWELPMGSVEPGETYINAAHRELAEETGITGVDVTQIGIFNPVPGLSPQEVYVFVAKIQNSRMESLEQPKAVDDIQELSVLALEQVYAMAHNGIITDGYTLTSLLLLRLSNL, from the coding sequence ATGAATAATGAATTCAAAACTATAGAGAAAAAAGTAATCTACAAAAATAACTGGCTGAAATTGTGTCAGCATAAGATAATCAGAGGAGGAAAGAGTGGTGTTTATACTGTAGTAGAGCGCGCTAATAGTGTGATAATTATCCCTTTATCATATTCGGGCAGGACTGTGCTCTTAAGACAATATCGCTTTCCAACTGGAAATGATTCGTGGGAATTACCCATGGGTTCTGTGGAACCCGGGGAAACATATATAAATGCTGCTCACCGGGAACTGGCCGAAGAAACGGGCATTACAGGAGTAGATGTCACTCAGATAGGTATATTCAATCCAGTGCCGGGTCTGAGTCCGCAGGAAGTCTATGTATTCGTAGCCAAAATTCAAAATAGCAGGATGGAGTCACTAGAACAACCCAAAGCGGTCGATGATATTCAGGAGTTGTCTGTTCTTGCACTTGAGCAAGTTTATGCAATGGCACATAATGGCATTATTACCGATGGCTATACGCTGACAAGCCTGCTTCTGCTTAGACTGTCTAACCTTTGA
- a CDS encoding heavy metal translocating P-type ATPase yields MKKYLFKITGMDCAEEVALLKKELGPLVGGENNLSFDILNGKMTVNVSASCDETTISQVVGRTGMKAIPWEQFIAKTTHPAKDRFWKRRGRAVMCIISGAFLLVGFISQSIREGSFISALAGIRPEGLITVLFYLCATIAGAWFIAPKALFALRRLRPDMNLLMTIAAIGAMVLGEWFEAATVTFLFSVALLLESWSVGRARRAIGALIDLAPLRARTICPHDGDIEEKPVEEVLPGAIVIVRPGEKIPLDGIITKGFSTVNQAPITGESAPIRKKIGDEVFGGTINNEGAFEFKVTRAANDTTLARIIHMVEEAQSRRAPSEQWVEKFARYYTPTMMGLAVFMAVFHPLVFDGDWVRWFYEALVVLVIACPCALVISTPVSIVAGLTSAARAGVLIKGGIFLESPARIKAIALDKTGTLTYGHPEVQEVIPLSGHTPPELLSRVAALERLSEHPLAQAILRKAENDGVVIPAPENFQSIKGKGAEAHIDGKQYWIGSHRLMHERGGETPEFHSCALQLEKNGHSVVAIGNDNHICGLISIADGIREQSIKAVRDLKQCGVEHIIMLTGDNEGTAQAVAAATGISEYRAELLPQDKVRAVEELVARYNNVAMVGDGVNDAPAMAAATLGIAMGTAGADAAIETADIALISDDLSRLPWLINHSRRVLRIIKQNIWFALGLKALFLGLAIAGLATLWMAIMADMGASLLVIFNSLRLLDAKTS; encoded by the coding sequence ATGAAGAAGTATCTCTTTAAGATCACCGGGATGGACTGCGCCGAGGAAGTCGCTCTTCTTAAAAAAGAACTCGGCCCGCTGGTCGGGGGCGAAAACAATCTCTCCTTTGATATCCTCAACGGCAAAATGACAGTCAACGTCTCAGCCTCTTGCGATGAAACCACTATCAGTCAGGTGGTTGGCCGCACCGGAATGAAGGCCATTCCCTGGGAGCAATTCATTGCCAAAACGACTCACCCGGCCAAAGACAGATTCTGGAAACGACGTGGAAGAGCTGTCATGTGCATTATCAGCGGCGCTTTTCTGTTGGTCGGGTTTATTTCCCAGTCGATCCGCGAGGGGAGCTTTATCAGCGCTCTGGCCGGGATCCGACCCGAGGGCCTGATTACGGTACTTTTCTATTTGTGCGCTACAATCGCAGGGGCCTGGTTTATCGCCCCTAAAGCTCTTTTTGCCCTTCGACGACTGCGCCCCGATATGAATCTTCTGATGACCATTGCCGCAATCGGCGCCATGGTTCTGGGGGAATGGTTTGAGGCCGCCACCGTGACTTTTCTCTTCTCTGTTGCCCTTCTACTGGAATCATGGAGTGTCGGGCGGGCACGGCGGGCGATCGGTGCCCTGATCGATCTGGCGCCGCTTCGGGCCCGGACAATCTGCCCTCATGACGGCGATATCGAGGAAAAGCCGGTCGAGGAGGTTCTCCCCGGAGCGATTGTTATCGTGCGGCCCGGCGAGAAAATCCCCCTCGACGGTATTATCACAAAAGGATTCAGCACCGTTAATCAGGCTCCGATCACCGGTGAGTCTGCCCCGATCAGAAAAAAAATCGGCGATGAGGTCTTTGGCGGTACTATCAACAACGAAGGCGCTTTTGAATTCAAGGTCACCCGCGCCGCCAATGACACCACGCTTGCGCGGATTATCCACATGGTGGAAGAGGCACAGTCCCGGCGCGCCCCCAGCGAACAGTGGGTCGAAAAGTTCGCCCGTTACTATACTCCCACGATGATGGGATTGGCTGTTTTCATGGCCGTTTTTCATCCGCTCGTTTTCGACGGCGACTGGGTGCGATGGTTCTATGAAGCGCTGGTGGTTCTCGTTATCGCCTGTCCCTGCGCGCTGGTTATTTCTACGCCGGTCAGTATCGTTGCCGGGCTCACCTCGGCCGCCCGCGCCGGAGTGCTTATCAAAGGGGGGATCTTTCTCGAATCTCCCGCGCGGATCAAGGCTATCGCTCTGGATAAGACCGGCACTCTCACTTATGGTCACCCCGAGGTGCAGGAGGTGATTCCTCTCAGCGGTCATACGCCGCCGGAATTGCTCTCCCGCGTCGCTGCGCTGGAACGTCTCAGCGAGCACCCGCTCGCCCAGGCTATTCTCCGTAAGGCCGAAAATGACGGTGTGGTTATACCGGCCCCCGAAAATTTCCAATCCATTAAGGGCAAGGGAGCTGAAGCACATATTGACGGCAAGCAGTACTGGATCGGGAGCCACCGCCTGATGCACGAGCGGGGCGGCGAAACCCCGGAATTTCACAGTTGCGCCCTACAGCTCGAAAAAAATGGCCACTCCGTGGTTGCTATCGGTAATGACAATCATATCTGTGGCCTTATCAGTATCGCCGATGGCATCCGCGAGCAATCAATTAAGGCGGTTCGGGATCTGAAACAATGCGGTGTTGAACATATCATCATGCTGACCGGCGACAACGAGGGAACGGCGCAGGCGGTTGCCGCCGCCACCGGAATCAGCGAATATCGCGCCGAACTTCTCCCGCAGGATAAAGTACGGGCGGTCGAGGAGCTGGTTGCACGGTACAACAATGTAGCCATGGTCGGCGATGGAGTCAATGATGCCCCGGCGATGGCGGCCGCAACGCTCGGCATTGCCATGGGTACCGCCGGCGCCGATGCCGCTATCGAAACGGCCGATATCGCCCTGATTTCCGATGACCTCTCGCGGCTTCCCTGGCTGATCAATCACTCGCGGCGGGTCCTGCGAATAATCAAGCAGAATATCTGGTTTGCGCTGGGGCTGAAGGCGCTCTTTCTGGGGCTGGCAATTGCCGGTCTGGCGACTCTCTGGATGGCGATCATGGCCGACATGGGCGCCTCGCTTCTGGTTATTTTCAACTCCCTCCGTCTTCTCGACGCCAAAACCTCCTGA
- a CDS encoding VCBS repeat-containing protein, with translation MKSMIMAVGVMILALFTVEELHARLTIFGPPANYDVTGISYSVCTSDFDQNGTLDLAVANYDANTVSVLLGYGNGLFRIAIDYAAGSGPYAICGADFDRDGDIDLATSNEYSNNITLLKNDGHGAFAAPVGYPCGESPYAICAADLNGDSYSDLATVDNYDSSVIILMNKKDGTFQTAVHYTTGSLPRSVISADFDGDGDNDLAVANFNADNFSVLFNNGDGTFNPAVNYEAGPGATSIIAADFDGDGDKDIAVANYYKRNISVSLNFGNGAFSSPAFYAVGSYPTSIIAADFDGDADYDLAITNEGSNNISILRGYGDGRFQATVNYAGGLLPHGICAGDFDADDDNDLAVVSAALGNAGVLTNTANGSFTCGDINDDSLVSILDMYSLIDFLYRHGYPPVDRRAGDINGRGLINIQDIGYLIRFLYLQGPEPACIH, from the coding sequence ATGAAATCAATGATAATGGCTGTCGGCGTGATGATTTTGGCACTCTTCACGGTTGAGGAACTCCATGCTCGGCTCACGATATTCGGGCCACCCGCGAATTATGACGTGACTGGAATTTCCTATTCGGTCTGCACGTCCGATTTCGACCAGAACGGTACCCTTGACCTGGCGGTGGCCAATTATGACGCCAATACCGTTTCCGTCCTGTTGGGGTACGGGAACGGACTCTTTCGAATCGCTATCGATTATGCCGCCGGTTCCGGCCCGTACGCAATATGCGGGGCCGATTTCGACCGCGATGGGGATATCGATCTGGCCACCTCCAATGAATATTCCAACAACATTACCCTCCTGAAAAATGACGGCCACGGCGCCTTTGCCGCTCCGGTCGGCTATCCCTGTGGTGAAAGCCCTTATGCAATCTGCGCCGCCGACCTCAACGGCGATTCCTATTCCGATCTGGCCACAGTTGACAATTATGACAGCAGTGTTATCATTCTGATGAACAAAAAGGATGGTACCTTTCAGACAGCTGTTCATTATACCACGGGCAGCCTTCCCCGTTCGGTAATCTCCGCCGATTTTGACGGCGATGGCGATAATGATCTGGCTGTGGCCAACTTCAATGCCGATAACTTCTCGGTTCTTTTTAATAACGGTGACGGGACATTCAATCCGGCGGTGAATTATGAAGCCGGCCCGGGGGCAACTTCTATCATTGCCGCCGATTTTGACGGCGACGGTGACAAAGATATCGCAGTGGCTAACTATTATAAGCGGAATATTTCGGTTTCTCTGAATTTCGGCAACGGCGCTTTTTCGAGCCCGGCCTTTTATGCCGTCGGCAGCTATCCAACTTCCATCATTGCCGCCGATTTCGACGGTGACGCCGACTATGACCTGGCAATCACCAACGAAGGCTCCAATAACATCTCTATCCTGCGCGGCTACGGTGATGGGCGCTTTCAGGCCACAGTCAATTACGCCGGCGGCCTGCTCCCCCACGGCATCTGCGCGGGTGATTTTGATGCCGATGACGATAACGACCTGGCCGTGGTAAGCGCTGCTTTGGGCAACGCCGGCGTTCTCACTAATACCGCCAATGGCAGCTTCACCTGCGGCGATATCAACGATGACAGCCTTGTCAGCATTCTGGATATGTATTCTTTGATTGATTTCCTCTACCGGCACGGTTATCCCCCGGTTGACCGCCGCGCTGGCGATATTAACGGCCGCGGTCTTATTAATATCCAGGATATTGGCTATTTAATCCGTTTTCTTTACCTGCAGGGACCGGAGCCTGCCTGTATACATTAG
- a CDS encoding dockerin type I repeat-containing protein has product MNKEIKPKLVLALCACFIVLIFSAIPAAAACGDIDGDGEFGLTDITYLINYLYRHGTAPINPYWADVNSSGTLNLQDLTGLIKFLYLNGPALHCPGVVHDDMRGDCQIGRPSSNNSDSMVVEVIGNDLHIRHLNAFYNCCLRYMVDYYFERGNITAVESDTGMPCDCLCPFDLESVLYGVPAGTYIVRLIGIYGDTVGIDTVMVSGGDGLSGYDISQCHADLALTFQTDSIAYTFSAGMLTMNHYDAEFNCAATIVIQFGRAGDTLRFYEINTSSQAAYCLCSYDITASASGIAPGAYVAEIYQLQYPWEQLQLFDRRTVYLE; this is encoded by the coding sequence ATGAACAAGGAGATTAAACCGAAACTGGTTTTGGCGCTCTGTGCCTGTTTCATTGTGTTAATCTTCAGCGCCATACCTGCCGCCGCTGCCTGCGGAGATATTGACGGCGACGGTGAATTCGGCCTGACCGACATTACTTATCTGATTAATTACCTATACAGGCATGGGACCGCTCCGATAAATCCTTATTGGGCCGATGTCAACAGCAGTGGCACCTTAAACCTTCAGGATCTCACCGGCCTGATAAAATTCCTTTATCTAAACGGCCCGGCATTACACTGTCCCGGTGTCGTCCATGATGACATGAGGGGCGACTGCCAAATCGGGAGACCTTCCAGTAATAACTCCGACTCTATGGTCGTCGAGGTAATCGGCAATGATCTCCATATCCGTCATTTAAACGCCTTTTACAATTGCTGCCTGCGCTATATGGTCGATTATTATTTTGAGAGAGGGAATATCACCGCGGTTGAATCGGATACCGGAATGCCCTGTGACTGTCTCTGCCCGTTCGACCTGGAATCGGTTCTTTATGGCGTTCCGGCCGGGACTTATATCGTCCGTCTGATAGGCATCTATGGCGATACTGTCGGGATTGATACGGTAATGGTCTCCGGCGGCGATGGCCTGTCGGGTTATGATATCAGTCAGTGCCACGCTGACCTGGCTTTAACATTCCAGACCGATTCCATTGCCTATACCTTTTCCGCCGGCATGCTCACCATGAACCATTATGATGCCGAATTCAATTGTGCCGCAACAATAGTGATTCAGTTTGGCCGGGCCGGCGATACCCTGCGGTTCTATGAAATAAATACTTCGAGTCAGGCCGCCTACTGCCTCTGCTCCTATGATATTACTGCCTCCGCTTCCGGTATCGCACCGGGTGCCTATGTGGCCGAGATTTATCAGTTGCAATACCCCTGGGAGCAACTGCAACTGTTTGATCGTCGAACCGTATATTTGGAGTAA
- a CDS encoding ubiquinone/menaquinone biosynthesis methyltransferase, translating into MNKGVQKIFGEVPQTYELVNHVLTFGMDIICRRRAARIAAAGGGTRWLDVCSGTGEMAANLVRLSRNGTSVFAADFSLPMLGKAAEKKEADRITFVIADVKVLPFPDNSFDLITISFATRNINISRDILIEHLKEFHRVLKPGGCFVNLETSQPRFSLTRGLMHLYVKLAVKPIGSGISGSKAGYAYLSHTIPHFYPPEEFAGIIHQAGFGTVTFKRMFGGVIAVHKGVK; encoded by the coding sequence ATGAACAAAGGTGTGCAGAAAATATTCGGCGAGGTGCCGCAGACTTATGAACTGGTCAACCATGTTCTGACTTTCGGGATGGATATAATCTGCCGGCGGCGGGCGGCCCGGATAGCCGCCGCCGGGGGCGGAACCCGGTGGCTCGATGTCTGTTCCGGAACCGGCGAAATGGCGGCCAATCTGGTGCGGTTGAGCAGAAACGGCACTTCCGTTTTTGCGGCCGATTTCTCGTTGCCGATGCTCGGCAAAGCGGCGGAAAAAAAAGAGGCTGACAGGATCACCTTTGTAATTGCCGATGTAAAAGTGCTTCCTTTTCCCGATAATAGCTTCGATTTGATAACTATCTCCTTTGCCACGCGGAATATCAATATCAGCCGGGATATCCTGATTGAGCATCTAAAGGAATTCCACCGGGTATTGAAGCCGGGCGGATGCTTTGTCAATCTCGAGACCAGCCAGCCGCGCTTTTCCTTGACGCGCGGATTGATGCATCTCTACGTGAAACTGGCGGTGAAACCGATCGGGAGCGGGATTTCCGGCTCGAAGGCAGGGTATGCCTATCTCTCGCATACGATACCCCATTTCTACCCGCCGGAGGAGTTTGCCGGGATAATTCATCAGGCGGGATTCGGGACGGTTACTTTCAAAAGGATGTTCGGCGGCGTGATAGCGGTACATAAGGGAGTAAAATAG